A window from Pseudomonas frederiksbergensis encodes these proteins:
- a CDS encoding Yip1 family protein, with protein sequence MSAPIVKLFTQPNYVWTDIRKEEEAHPCHYLAHLLLLAMIPAVCLFVGTTYVGWSLVENELVKLSTASALQLCVLLYVTIVVGVALMGLFIRWMSRTFDARPTVNQCIGFAAYTVTPYFLAGIAGLYPSRWLAIVVLGAASIYSTFLLFVGLPTFMHERKEQGLLNAACVWGVGLLVLVTLLVSMILLWFNVLTPEYLRTTVG encoded by the coding sequence ATGTCCGCACCTATCGTCAAGCTGTTCACCCAACCGAACTACGTATGGACGGATATCCGCAAGGAAGAGGAAGCGCATCCATGCCACTACCTCGCCCATTTATTGTTGCTCGCCATGATTCCCGCCGTGTGCCTGTTTGTTGGCACCACCTACGTCGGCTGGAGCCTGGTCGAAAACGAACTCGTTAAGCTCAGCACCGCCAGCGCGCTACAGCTCTGCGTGTTGCTCTACGTGACCATCGTCGTCGGCGTGGCGTTGATGGGGCTGTTTATCCGCTGGATGTCGCGCACCTTCGACGCACGGCCGACCGTCAACCAATGCATCGGCTTTGCCGCTTACACCGTGACCCCGTACTTCCTCGCCGGCATTGCCGGTTTGTACCCCAGCCGCTGGCTGGCGATTGTGGTGCTGGGCGCAGCGTCGATCTATTCGACGTTTCTGCTGTTCGTCGGCTTGCCGACCTTTATGCATGAGCGCAAGGAACAAGGCTTGCTGAACGCCGCTTGCGTCTGGGGCGTCGGCCTGCTGGTGCTGGTCACCCTCCTGGTCTCGATGATCCTGCTATGGTTCAACGTATTGACGCCTGAATACCTGCGCACGACCGTCGGTTGA